GTCGCCTTGCGCCAGCATCCTCGGCATTTTCATGCTTCTTTCGGATGCACCGCCCCGGGATTAGTTTGATCCCAAGGGTGCTACCTTGGTGCCGCCACCGCTCAGTCGGCCACCGGCCTAAAGCCGCCTCCCCTGCTGAAAGGCAGTTGCCGTGACGCCCCCTGGCCATCGGTAACGCCCATCTCTTACCTAGGCCAACCCTTGACCCCAGCCGCCGGCCTGCCCCTAGTAATTGGTAACCAACAGCTCATAATAGGCCTGAGGGTGATCGCAAGCCGGGCAGACCTCAGGAGCTTCCTTGCCCTCATGGATGTAGCCACAGTTGCGGCAACGCCATTTCACCACCTGGTCGCGCTTGAACACCTGGCCGGCTTCCACGTTCTTTAAAAGTGCCTGAAACCGCTCTTCATGGGCTTTCTCGGCCACAGCTATGGCCCGAAATACCGCCGCAATTTCCTTCAGCCCTTCCTCTTCAGCTACAGCAGCAAACTGGGGATACATCTGGGTATGCTCGTAGTTCTCCCCTGCAGCCGAGGCCTTGAGATTCTCGGCCGTGGTGCCGATAACTCCGGCCGGGAAGGAACCCTGGATCTCCACTTCTCCGCCGACCAGGAACTTAAATAGGCGCTTAGCATGCTCCTTTTCGTTATCAGCGGTCTCGGTAAATATGGCCG
This Clostridia bacterium DNA region includes the following protein-coding sequences:
- a CDS encoding rubrerythrin family protein, giving the protein MSQVKGSRTEKNLLTAFAGESQARNRYTYFASQAKKEGYEQIAAIFTETADNEKEHAKRLFKFLVGGEVEIQGSFPAGVIGTTAENLKASAAGENYEHTQMYPQFAAVAEEEGLKEIAAVFRAIAVAEKAHEERFQALLKNVEAGQVFKRDQVVKWRCRNCGYIHEGKEAPEVCPACDHPQAYYELLVTNY